A single Camelus ferus isolate YT-003-E chromosome 3, BCGSAC_Cfer_1.0, whole genome shotgun sequence DNA region contains:
- the LOC102510196 gene encoding olfactory receptor 2M5, producing the protein MWVGNETDPTNFTLLGFFPEFRYITAVVSIILLIYTAAFTSNTLLIVLIWLDSRLHTPMYSLLSQLSLMDLMLTSSIIPKMAVNFFSGWRSISFLACGTQIFFSLTVAIAECILITFMCFDRYVAICNPLRYPVVISPRVCLQMTAVSWAGGALTSFGHTAFTLHFHICSPREIPHFFCEVMAVLRIVCEDILAYEKAVVVTSILVLLLPLSLIVSSYVLIFLAVLRMNSPEGRNKALATCSSHLCVVGLYFGPGMFIYMRPGSAKTPKLNQGLFLFGTVLTPLLNPLAYSIRNKEVLSALKKLMGGVSPPGRRQNFHHQL; encoded by the coding sequence ATGTGGGTAGGGAATGAGACAGATCCCACAAATTTCACCCTCCTGGGCTTCTTCCCTGAATTTAGATACATCACAGCTGTGGTCTCCATTATTCTCCTGATCTACACAGCTGCCTTCACCAGCAACACTCTTCTGATCGTCCTCATTTGGTTGGATTCTCGGCTCCATACCCCTATGTACTCCCTGCTCAGTCAGCTCTCCTTGATGGATCTGATGTTGACCTCTAGCATTATCCCCAAGATGGCAGTCAATTTCTTCTCTGGATGGCGGAGCATCTCATTCCTGGCTTGTGGgactcaaatatttttctccctgacTGTGGCCATTGCAGAATGCATCCTCATAACTTTCATGTGCTTTGATCGGTATGTGGCCATCTGTAACCCCCTGCGGTACCCTGTCGTCATCAGTCCTAGGGTTTGCTTGCAGATGACTGCCGTGTCTTGGGCTGGAGGTGCACTTACTTCCTTTGGCCACACTGCATTCACCTTACATTTTCACATCTGCAGTCCCAGGGAGATTCCTCACTTCTTCTGTGAAGTCATGGCTGTCCTTAGGATTGTCTGCGAGGACATCTTAGCCTATGAGAAGGCAGTAGTGGTGACGAGCATCCTTGTTCTGCTGTTGCCCTTATCTCTCATCGTGTCCTCCTATGTTCTCATCTTCCTTGCTGTACTCAGAATGAACTCCCCAGAAGGCAGGAACAAGGCCCTGGCCACTTGCTCCTCTCATCTCTGTGTGGTGGGTCTCTACTTTGGTCCAGGCATGTTCATCTACATGAGACCTGGCTCTGCCAAGACTCCAAAGTTGAATCAGGGTCTCTTTCTGTTTGGAACTGTCCTTACCCCTCTCCTGAACCCTCTCGCCTACAGTATCAGAAACAAAGAAGTTCTAAGTGCACTGAAAAAGTTGATGGGGGGTGTCAGCCCTCCAGGTAGACGGCAGAATTTTCACCATCAGTTGTAG